Proteins encoded together in one Candidatus Nitrosocaldus cavascurensis window:
- a CDS encoding HAD family hydrolase, with protein sequence MQHRLGMKYRDIMDGIAIKNNIDQSSLNADSIVLDCDGTLVRINRSYNACIVETAGRILSSMLGDEWKDFVDEQMILAFRMSGGFNNDVDTTFACILAALAYNDDSNHADVDNARIFAHEIARHADSRGVESVEEYLASIGKAHVVKAAREYTGYPGLVGSSMLATLFDELFYGKELFIAMHGIEPRFNHGRGFIEYDEVVVSKDCLSMLNERFDGKVAIVSGRSRIAAEYALRDLLGYFNLKASVFIEDEDKYVKRNGLRMNVVKPNPYALLKSMKVMNVNNAIVVGDSAEDLIMARSASNDHGYRTYFVGVYGTSIDAEKQKQMFINMGSDAIIENVNLLLRLL encoded by the coding sequence ATGCAGCATAGGCTAGGCATGAAGTATAGGGATATAATGGATGGTATAGCAATAAAGAACAACATAGACCAGTCTTCATTGAATGCTGATTCTATAGTGCTAGATTGTGATGGTACACTTGTAAGGATAAACAGATCTTACAATGCATGTATTGTAGAGACTGCAGGAAGGATACTCTCATCCATGCTTGGTGATGAATGGAAGGATTTCGTTGATGAGCAGATGATACTTGCATTTAGGATGAGCGGTGGATTCAATAACGATGTTGATACTACTTTTGCATGCATACTTGCAGCACTAGCCTATAATGATGATAGCAACCATGCTGATGTTGATAATGCAAGGATCTTTGCACATGAGATTGCAAGGCATGCTGACTCTAGAGGAGTAGAGTCTGTTGAGGAGTATCTAGCAAGTATTGGTAAGGCTCATGTTGTTAAGGCTGCTAGAGAGTACACTGGCTACCCTGGGCTTGTAGGTTCAAGCATGCTAGCTACTCTCTTCGATGAACTCTTCTATGGTAAGGAACTATTCATTGCTATGCATGGTATAGAGCCTAGATTCAACCATGGCAGGGGGTTCATAGAGTATGATGAGGTTGTTGTAAGCAAGGATTGTCTAAGCATGCTCAATGAGAGGTTTGATGGTAAGGTAGCAATAGTATCTGGAAGGAGTAGGATAGCAGCAGAGTATGCATTGAGGGATCTGCTAGGGTACTTCAATCTAAAGGCATCTGTGTTCATAGAGGATGAGGATAAGTATGTGAAGAGGAATGGTTTAAGGATGAATGTTGTTAAGCCTAACCCATATGCACTTCTCAAGTCAATGAAGGTTATGAATGTTAACAATGCAATAGTTGTTGGGGACTCTGCAGAGGATCTTATAATGGCAAGGAGTGCATCCAACGATCATGGCTACAGAACATACTTCGTTGGTGTGTATGGCACAAGCATAGATGCTGAGAAGCAGAAGCAGATGTTCATAAATATGGGAAGTGATGCTATAATAGAGAATGTCAACCTACTGCTTAGGCTACTTTAA